Proteins from a single region of Aureibacter tunicatorum:
- a CDS encoding sterol desaturase family protein, with amino-acid sequence MDKLIYKLIDELSYFEWYVLTAIYFLLLYFGGVLLFSLLSNLLEKKAWIRKLSREKVSESQKKLEVRDSLHSILIFGFSSLPIIYLLRHESSWFADNTLVNVLVGLLALNVWNEIHFFIVHRLMHTPWLIKNVHFIHHRSRVPTYQSVFSFHWLEALLLSTVPITLIPFIKLSPMAIALYPICSIFFNFIGHSNYILCGKIARFTSMSSRHHNHHRRGKDNFGFVSYVFDEINLKIKQLTQRND; translated from the coding sequence ATGGATAAACTTATATATAAACTCATAGATGAACTTTCCTACTTCGAGTGGTATGTTCTCACTGCTATATATTTTCTTTTGCTGTATTTTGGGGGAGTGTTATTGTTTTCTCTGTTAAGCAATTTGCTTGAGAAAAAAGCATGGATAAGAAAGTTGTCAAGAGAAAAGGTAAGTGAAAGTCAGAAGAAATTAGAGGTCAGAGATTCCCTTCACTCTATACTTATATTTGGCTTTTCGAGCTTACCGATCATTTATCTGCTTCGACATGAATCAAGTTGGTTTGCAGACAATACTTTAGTGAATGTTCTTGTAGGTTTATTAGCATTGAATGTATGGAATGAAATTCATTTTTTCATAGTTCACAGGCTGATGCACACTCCTTGGTTGATAAAAAATGTACATTTTATTCATCATCGATCCAGAGTTCCGACTTATCAGTCAGTGTTCAGTTTTCATTGGTTGGAAGCGCTGCTGTTGAGTACTGTTCCGATCACATTGATTCCCTTTATAAAACTATCACCAATGGCGATAGCACTTTATCCGATATGCAGTATATTTTTTAATTTTATAGGACATTCCAATTATATTTTATGTGGAAAAATAGCTCGATTTACGAGTATGAGTTCCCGTCATCATAATCATCATCGCCGTGGTAAAGACAACTTTGGCTTTGTTTCTTACGTTTTTGATGAGATTAACCTAAAAATCAAACAACTAACACAACGAAATGACTAA
- a CDS encoding iron-containing redox enzyme family protein produces the protein MTNKTYITGLGTYLPNEPVNNEEMEEYLGRIADKPSVARQRILNQNGIKQRYYAIDKQQQSTHSNAEMAAKALESALEKSSVDTKSIELLATGTTQADLPIPGFASMVHGHSSLDACELASFQSVCASGMMALRDADLQIRSGEKKAAAVVGSEFASRLFKASRYEAQGVSQLSFDTEFLRWMLSDGAGAFVLQPEKNPRSYSLEIEWIDIKSHAHQQDLCMYAGQNNNQDNTKSWLDYDSYESASQAEAINLKQDIRQLDQVVKTGVAHYFDLIDQGKINAEEVDCLCCHYSSEFFKKPIQELMKKGGGMIPEDRWFTNLCTKGNTGAASIFIMLEELTYSGSLKNGQKILCMVPESGRFITSFMMLTVHAPESASLLKDYPVRKIEAPELVVEKNPTSEWLVRQLSQIWIEFETKLLQVPVVKKIHSGKLTLEDYKLLIRDLRQQVIDGSQWISRAASNISIDLFELRSAFIKHTATEHKDFQLLEKNYQALGESLEDIQSSPKNLGSIALSSFMFQQASQPNPIDLLGSMFIIEGIGKRLAGYWGEMIKDQLNLDENQVSFFTYHGVADENHFHRLEEALNHPLMHMELAQKIAQTAKITARLYHMQLEELGNY, from the coding sequence ATGACTAATAAAACATATATCACAGGCTTGGGAACTTATTTGCCCAATGAACCTGTTAATAATGAAGAAATGGAGGAGTATCTGGGTAGAATAGCAGATAAGCCGAGTGTTGCCCGACAAAGAATACTCAACCAGAATGGAATAAAGCAGAGGTACTATGCCATAGACAAGCAGCAACAAAGCACTCATTCTAATGCAGAGATGGCAGCCAAAGCGCTTGAATCAGCCTTAGAGAAATCATCAGTAGATACCAAAAGCATTGAGTTGCTGGCTACGGGTACGACTCAGGCAGATCTGCCTATACCGGGATTTGCCAGTATGGTACATGGGCATTCTTCTTTGGATGCATGTGAGCTTGCAAGTTTTCAGAGCGTATGCGCCAGCGGAATGATGGCACTAAGGGATGCTGATCTTCAGATCAGGTCAGGAGAAAAGAAGGCTGCGGCAGTAGTCGGGAGTGAATTTGCCAGTAGGCTGTTTAAAGCTTCGAGATACGAAGCTCAGGGAGTGAGTCAGTTGTCATTTGATACAGAGTTTTTGAGATGGATGCTTTCTGATGGAGCCGGAGCTTTTGTCTTACAGCCAGAAAAGAATCCAAGGTCTTATTCATTGGAGATAGAATGGATTGATATTAAGTCTCATGCTCATCAGCAGGATCTTTGTATGTATGCCGGGCAGAATAATAATCAGGATAATACGAAAAGCTGGCTGGATTATGATTCATATGAATCCGCTTCTCAAGCCGAAGCTATCAATCTAAAGCAAGATATACGCCAACTTGATCAGGTTGTCAAAACCGGTGTGGCGCATTATTTTGACTTAATTGATCAAGGAAAAATAAATGCAGAGGAAGTGGATTGCTTGTGTTGCCATTATTCTTCTGAGTTTTTTAAGAAGCCTATACAGGAGTTGATGAAAAAAGGAGGAGGTATGATCCCTGAAGATCGTTGGTTTACCAATCTGTGCACAAAAGGGAATACTGGAGCGGCTTCAATTTTCATCATGCTGGAAGAACTCACATATTCAGGGAGTTTAAAAAATGGTCAGAAAATTCTTTGTATGGTGCCTGAGAGTGGTAGGTTTATCACTTCATTTATGATGTTGACCGTTCATGCACCAGAATCAGCCAGCTTATTGAAGGATTATCCTGTCAGAAAAATCGAGGCACCAGAGTTGGTTGTAGAGAAAAACCCTACCTCAGAATGGTTGGTTCGACAGTTGAGCCAGATATGGATAGAATTTGAGACCAAATTACTTCAAGTGCCTGTCGTAAAGAAGATTCACAGTGGCAAATTAACGCTGGAAGATTATAAGTTATTGATCAGGGATTTGAGACAACAGGTGATTGATGGCTCACAATGGATCTCTCGTGCAGCTTCCAATATCTCTATTGATTTGTTTGAATTACGATCAGCTTTTATCAAACATACGGCTACGGAGCATAAGGATTTTCAGTTATTAGAAAAAAATTATCAGGCACTTGGAGAAAGTCTTGAAGATATTCAGTCGAGTCCCAAGAATCTGGGTAGCATAGCTCTTTCTTCATTTATGTTTCAGCAGGCAAGTCAGCCTAATCCTATTGATTTGCTTGGTTCGATGTTTATCATAGAGGGCATAGGAAAGCGACTAGCAGGATACTGGGGAGAGATGATCAAAGACCAACTGAACTTGGATGAGAATCAGGTGTCCTTTTTTACTTATCATGGCGTTGCCGACGAGAATCATTTTCATAGATTAGAAGAAGCACTTAATCATCCTTTGATGCATATGGAACTTGCCCAGAAGATAGCGCAAACAGCCAAGATCACAGCGAGACTTTATCATATGCAGTTAGAAGAATTAGGTAATTATTAA